ATCGTGTCATGTACAACGAAGAGATTCATATCCAATCGCTTCGAAATAAAGGGTCCGAGGTTTTGGACTTTATTGACAAGGCCGCATAGAGAATCATGAAATCAAAAATACTTGACAGACTACCTCAGATGTCTTCGGGATTTCGGCGTTGAACTGAACGCTCTCGATGTGAGTGTCGATCTGCTGGGAGAGCACCTTTCTTCTCAGCTCGTGAGGGACCAGGATGCCCTCGACGTTTCTGTAGTCGCTCAGGTAAGTCTCGACGGCGATCTCCCCCATCGTTGGCGTCAAGGTGGTCATGGCCATCTTGACAAGCAAGCCGGATCTTTCGTCGTAGTACTGAGTCACCGGTTTCCCTTCCTTTGGCGTCAGCACCACTTTGAAGCACAGCTGGTCGCCGACCTTTTCGCTGCTGACGCATTCGGACTTGCTGTACAGATCACGCCAGTGAAGTGCAGCGTTGAAGGTCGCTTCGCGCAGTGCCGTAGCCCTTTCTTCGCCGGACTTAATCCTCGCCCCTGTCTCGGATGAGCGCTCCCAGGCAACGCTCCCGTCGGTGCCGGCTTCAATCTTACCGACACCCTCGAGATCAACAACCCTGTAAGCTTTATTGGTCTCGGTCTTGTATTCGGCGGTCTTCCCCTTGATTCCGGACTCCACGAACTCGACCGCTCCCATGATGATCTGGTTGTGCAGTTTCTCGTAGGCGGGCCTGCCGCCGGTCGCCCGGATGAATCTCTCGAGGATTTCCTCTGCGGCCGGCGGCTTATCCTGGGTGCGGGAGAGCCGGGTCGTGGACGTGCCGGCGATGCCTGCGGCCAGAAGGACAAACACGAGCGAGCGTGAAGACGGCAGGGAAGGTCTCATGACATCTCCATTCTTTTGTGCCTGCAAGTTTACCCCAAAACTCAATGTACCGACACCACGACGTGGAAGGCGAGCTTTCATTTTCGAAGGGGGCAACCAGGGGCGGGTGGAAATCTGCGTGGCGTTCTGCGGATCGCAGATGGCCTAATGACAACTTCAATTGTGTCCTGTGCGAATTCGGGCTATGCTGGCTCCCACGGTCGTTTCGCTTTCCACCCATGCAACGGGAGTGCTCACCATGAAAACCTCATTCGTGGTAACTATGATCGGATGCTGGCTGCTGCTCTCCGGCGGCTGCCGGACGAGCCCGCAGGAAGCTGCGGATCTGGTGCTGCGCGGCGGGCACATCGTGACTATGGAGAGTTCGTACCCGGCCGTCCAGGCCATTGCCGTAAAGGCGGGCCGCATCATCGCTGTGGGCGCGAACGAAGACATTCAGCAGCATGTCGGTGACAGAACGAGGATCATTGAACTCGGCGGCAAGACCGTGATCCCCGGCTTGATCGACGCGCACACACACTTCCTCGGCATCGGCTCCCGCAGCATGCAGATTGACGTGGGCGGCCCGAGCAAGGAGGAAATCATCAAGAGGATCGCCGCCCGGGCGTCGCAGGCGAAACCCGGCGAGTGGATCCAGGGGCGCGGCTGGGATCAAAACAACTGGCCGGTCAAGGCGTTTCCTACCAGAGCCGACCTCGACGTCGTGGCGCCGCAAAATCCCGTTTACCTGAGTCGTGTGGACGGTCACGCGGCCTGGGTGAACAGCAAAGCGCTCGAGATTGCCGGAATCCGCAAAGGCACGCCTGATCCGTCGGGCGGCCGGATTATCCGCGACAGCGGTGGAGAGATTGCGGGCACCCTGGTCGACAACGCGTTCCGCCTGGTATCCAGTCACATTCCCCCGATGAGCAAGGAGCAAAGGAAGGAGGCCGCGCGGCTTTCGGTCCGGGAATGCCTTGCTTCGGGTCTGACCGGCGTGCACGAAGCCGGCGGATCGCGCGAGGACATCGAGCTCTACGAGGAGATGATGAAGGCGGGCGAGTTCGACTTGCGGATCTACGAATTCGTACGCTGGCCGGCAGACGAGCAGAAACTGCCTCACACTTATGAATCACTGGACTACTATCTGGTGCAAGGGCCGCAGATCGGCCTGTACGACAACCGTCTCACGATCCGCGGCATCAAAATGAGCCTCGACGGCTCCCTCGGGTCCCGCGGAGCGGCTTTCCTCGAATCCTACCTTGACGATCCGGGCAATCGTGGGGTACTGCGCCTCACCGAAGAGGAGATCTACCAGACGATTCTGCGGGGTCTGAAGGCAGGCTTTCAGACCGCAGTTCACGCGATCGGCGACCGCGCGAACCGTGTCGTTCTCGACGCCATGGAGCGCGCCCTGAAGGAAGCCAAGGTTGCCGACGCACGCTTGCGCGTCGAGCATGCGCAGGTGCTCGATCCCGCGGATCTCCCCCGCTTCGCCCGGCTGGGGATCATCCCCTCGATGCAACCCACGCACTGCACGACCGACATGCACTGGATTGCGCAGAGAATCGGCGAGCAGCGGACGAGGTACTCCTATGCCTGGCGGTCACTGCTCGACACCGGCGTCCGGATTCCGGCCGGGTCGGATGCTCCCGTCGAATCCGTCGCCCCGCTTCCGGGAATTTATGCTGCCGTCACGCGACAGGACCGGCAGGGTTGGCCGGAGGGCGGCTGGCATCCCGAGCAGATCGTCAGCCGCGAGCAGGCGTTGCGGATGTTCACGATCGACGCGGCCTATGCCGCGTTTGAAGAAAAGATCAAAGGCTCACTTGCCCCGGGAAAGCTGGCGGACATGGTCGTGCTCTCAAAAGATATCCTGACAATTCCCGCCCGTGAGATACTGCAGACAAGCGTCGAAATGACTATTCTGGGAGGCAAGGTCGTCTACCCGAGGTAACGCCGGTCGTGATGGCGCATGGTCCGGGAACAAGGGATGAGTCATAAACGGCCAGGTCTGCGGTGGAGATTTCTGGACAGGCGAATCGACTCCCGAGCTACACGACCGCTCACGTGAATTCTGCAAGTTTTTCGCGCCTACCTATGCTATCTTGCCTCCCGGCGGTGAAAAGCAGGCGACTGTTCCACTTTTCCTGCCTCGGTCTGAGCGCTGGCAGCATCGGTGCGATGGACATCCTGCCGGCCCCAAAAGCTAATTCCTATATCTGCAAGGGGGGAAACAGCCTCATGATGAGTACCGGATGTCCGGACCGGAAAGCGGTCTGGCGGTGCGGGTTCCTGTCGCCGGCGCTGGTGGTGGCTCTGACTCTCGGCGGGTCTGCCTGCCTGTGGAGACAAACCTCCGCGACCAGCGATAATGCGGCAGAAACAGTCAAGGTGTTGTTCCGTCAGTTTTCAGCGAGCGTAACTGCCATCGGCGCGGTGAAGCCGCAGGTAGGGGCGGAAGTCAAGGTGGGGTCGCGCGTCTCCGGCCGGGTCTTGCGCCTGCACGCCAACATCAAAGATCAGGTGCGCAAGGGGCAGGTGATCGCGGAGCTGGAAAAGGCTGATCTGGAGGCGATAGTGGCTCAAAGCCAGGCCGAGGCGCAGTTTGCGGAAGCGAAGCTGGCCGCTTTGGATGCGCTGTTTCCCAAGGAAGTGGCGCGGGCTGAAACGGATGTGGCCCGGTGGGATGCCACCGTGATCCTGGCGCGCAAAGACTTCGGGCGGCAGCAGGACCTGCTTAAGAAGAAGCTTGCGACGCAGGTGGATGCCGATCAGGCGCAGGAACAGCTGGCGGTGTCGGAGGCCCAGCTTGCGACGGCACGCAGAGCTCTTGATCTGGTGCGTGCCCAATACGCCGAAAACCTCAAACAGGCCCAGGCGGAACGCGACCGCGACCAGGCGGCGTTGACCAATGCGCACGTCCAGCTCTCGTACGCGGTCATCACCGCGCCCATTTCCGGTGTCATCGGCTCCGTCTCCACCCAGGAAGGCGAGACGGTCGCGGCCGGCCTGAACGCCCCGACTTTTGTCACCATCATCGACCTGGCCAAACTTCAGGTCGAGGCCTATGTCGATGAAGTGGACATCGGGAAAGTCAAAGTGGGCCAGCACGTGGTCTTTACGGTGGATGCCTTTCCCGCCGACGACTTTGAGGGTAAAGTAGTGGCGATTTATCCCAAAGCCACGATCCAGGACAATGTGGTGAAATACGTGGTCGCGGTCGAAATCGTCACGCCCTACGAAGGCCGCCTGAGGCCCGAGATGACCACGAGCGTCGGCATCCAACTCGAATCCCGCCGGGTTCTGGCGATCCCCTCCAGTGCCGTCCGGCGTGAGGGGGGCAAGCACTTCGTGCTTCTGTCCGTCAATGGCAGGCCCGAGCCTCACGAAGTCAGGCTCGGCTGGAAAGACGGCCCCTGGACCGAAGTGGCTGGCGGCCTCAGCGAAGGGCAGGAGATCTTTCTCGATCTGCCCGGGACAGAGAAAGGGAAAAATTGAATCGATCATTGCGACTGCTGCAGCAGGCCGGTGACTCTCTGCTGTCAAACCGGCTGCGGTCGTTTCTCATGATGCTCGGCCTTGTCATCGGCATCGCCTCCCTCACGGCGGTCATTTGCATCGGTCAGGGGACGCGCGCCCAAGTCATGGACATGGTCGCCAAGCAGGGATGGGACCTGATCATGATCCGCGCCGGCTCAGCCAAGCAGGTCTTCGCGCCCACCACCGACCGCACGGTCGCCTCGTTGATGGAGGCGGACACCCAGGCTATTGAAGCTGGCCTCGGCAACATCCGCTACGTCTCTTCCGTGCAGAACCAGCGCGGCTGGGAGGTCGTTTATGGCGACCAGTCGGTCAAGACCCGCATCTTTGGGGTTGGTCCCACCTGGCATTACATCCGGCGCCGGCCGGTGGAGCGGGGCGAGTTCCTTAGCCAAGCCGACCTGGTGAATATGAACCGGGTGGCCATTCTTGGTTTCCGCACTGCTAAGATGCTCTTTGGCGCAGGTGACCCGATCGGTCAGACCATCCGCATCGGCAGCGAGGCCTTCCAGGTAAAGGGCGTCTTCGTCGAGGCGGGCATCACGCCCGGCGGAGACGACTGGGATGACCGGATCGTCATCCCGTTCACAACCTCCTCCAAACGGCTCTTTGGCCGCTTGTATCTGGAACAGATCGTCGTCCAAGTTCGGGATGCCCGCAAGCTGCACCAAACCGCCGAACAGATCCGCAAACTCCTGCGCGAGCGCCACCAGATCCGCGCTGGCGCCGAAGATGACTTCTTTGTCCGCGAGCCCGAGGATGTCAAAGAGACCGCGCTCACCACGTCATCGACGCTCACCACACTGCTGATCGCGATTTCAGCCATCTCGATGCTCGTGGGCGGCGTGGTGATCATGAACCTGATGCTCATCTCCGTCTCCCAGCGCGTCCACGAGATTGGACTGCGCCTGACCGTCGGTGCGCGCCCCCGGGATATCCTTGTCCAGTTCCTTTTCGAAGCGCTTGGTGTCGCGCTGGCCGGCGGCGTGCTCGGCGCGGCCGGCGGCGCCGGCATCGCCTCGCTCCTGGCATGGAAAGGTGTGGCTGTCAGCCAGATCACCTGGATCCCGTTTGCGATTTCGATCGCGGCATGCACCCTGGTGGCGGTCGCGTTCGGCCTCTATCCGGCGCGCAAGGCGGCGCGTCTGGATCCGGTGGCAGCGCTCCGGGAAAAACGAATGTAGGGGACTTCCATGATTGAACTCGAGAACCTGACCAAGAACTACACCAAGGGCACAGTCGTCACCGAAGTGCTCAAGGGAGTTTCCTTCCGTGTGGAGAAAGGTGAGTTCGTCGCCATCATGGGCGCCTCCGGCTCCGGCAAGACCACCCTCATGAACATCCTGGGCGGCCTCGACAAACCCACGGGCGGCACGTACCGGCTCGATGGCGTGGATATGGCGCTCGCCGGCGAGCATGAGCTCTCCCGCATCCGCAACCGCAAGATCGGTTTTGTCTTTCAGCAGTTCTATCTGCTCGATCGCGCCGACGCCATGAAGAACGTGATGCTCCCGCTCATCTATGCCGACGGAAACGGCGGCGGCGCCGCCCGCGCCGAACAGGCCCTC
This is a stretch of genomic DNA from Terriglobia bacterium. It encodes these proteins:
- a CDS encoding outer membrane lipoprotein-sorting protein, yielding MRPSLPSSRSLVFVLLAAGIAGTSTTRLSRTQDKPPAAEEILERFIRATGGRPAYEKLHNQIIMGAVEFVESGIKGKTAEYKTETNKAYRVVDLEGVGKIEAGTDGSVAWERSSETGARIKSGEERATALREATFNAALHWRDLYSKSECVSSEKVGDQLCFKVVLTPKEGKPVTQYYDERSGLLVKMAMTTLTPTMGEIAVETYLSDYRNVEGILVPHELRRKVLSQQIDTHIESVQFNAEIPKTSEVVCQVFLIS
- a CDS encoding ABC transporter ATP-binding protein, which encodes MIELENLTKNYTKGTVVTEVLKGVSFRVEKGEFVAIMGASGSGKTTLMNILGGLDKPTGGTYRLDGVDMALAGEHELSRIRNRKIGFVFQQFYLLDRADAMKNVMLPLIYADGNGGGAARAEQALASVGLAGRKHHHPAELSGGEQQRVAIARALVTNPVIVLADEPTGNLDTRNGLEVLAIFQRLHREGRTLVMITHDRTVAEHARRLIVLKDGRIAGDQPVAQPHDAETELRLMAQDAHGAGPG
- a CDS encoding amidohydrolase, with amino-acid sequence MIGCWLLLSGGCRTSPQEAADLVLRGGHIVTMESSYPAVQAIAVKAGRIIAVGANEDIQQHVGDRTRIIELGGKTVIPGLIDAHTHFLGIGSRSMQIDVGGPSKEEIIKRIAARASQAKPGEWIQGRGWDQNNWPVKAFPTRADLDVVAPQNPVYLSRVDGHAAWVNSKALEIAGIRKGTPDPSGGRIIRDSGGEIAGTLVDNAFRLVSSHIPPMSKEQRKEAARLSVRECLASGLTGVHEAGGSREDIELYEEMMKAGEFDLRIYEFVRWPADEQKLPHTYESLDYYLVQGPQIGLYDNRLTIRGIKMSLDGSLGSRGAAFLESYLDDPGNRGVLRLTEEEIYQTILRGLKAGFQTAVHAIGDRANRVVLDAMERALKEAKVADARLRVEHAQVLDPADLPRFARLGIIPSMQPTHCTTDMHWIAQRIGEQRTRYSYAWRSLLDTGVRIPAGSDAPVESVAPLPGIYAAVTRQDRQGWPEGGWHPEQIVSREQALRMFTIDAAYAAFEEKIKGSLAPGKLADMVVLSKDILTIPAREILQTSVEMTILGGKVVYPR
- a CDS encoding ABC transporter permease, whose translation is MNRSLRLLQQAGDSLLSNRLRSFLMMLGLVIGIASLTAVICIGQGTRAQVMDMVAKQGWDLIMIRAGSAKQVFAPTTDRTVASLMEADTQAIEAGLGNIRYVSSVQNQRGWEVVYGDQSVKTRIFGVGPTWHYIRRRPVERGEFLSQADLVNMNRVAILGFRTAKMLFGAGDPIGQTIRIGSEAFQVKGVFVEAGITPGGDDWDDRIVIPFTTSSKRLFGRLYLEQIVVQVRDARKLHQTAEQIRKLLRERHQIRAGAEDDFFVREPEDVKETALTTSSTLTTLLIAISAISMLVGGVVIMNLMLISVSQRVHEIGLRLTVGARPRDILVQFLFEALGVALAGGVLGAAGGAGIASLLAWKGVAVSQITWIPFAISIAACTLVAVAFGLYPARKAARLDPVAALREKRM
- a CDS encoding efflux RND transporter periplasmic adaptor subunit encodes the protein MMSTGCPDRKAVWRCGFLSPALVVALTLGGSACLWRQTSATSDNAAETVKVLFRQFSASVTAIGAVKPQVGAEVKVGSRVSGRVLRLHANIKDQVRKGQVIAELEKADLEAIVAQSQAEAQFAEAKLAALDALFPKEVARAETDVARWDATVILARKDFGRQQDLLKKKLATQVDADQAQEQLAVSEAQLATARRALDLVRAQYAENLKQAQAERDRDQAALTNAHVQLSYAVITAPISGVIGSVSTQEGETVAAGLNAPTFVTIIDLAKLQVEAYVDEVDIGKVKVGQHVVFTVDAFPADDFEGKVVAIYPKATIQDNVVKYVVAVEIVTPYEGRLRPEMTTSVGIQLESRRVLAIPSSAVRREGGKHFVLLSVNGRPEPHEVRLGWKDGPWTEVAGGLSEGQEIFLDLPGTEKGKN